Proteins encoded by one window of Borrelia puertoricensis:
- a CDS encoding variable large family protein, which yields MKRITLCALLMTLFLLLSCGSGSASAEDPKTTFLNSIANLGKGFLDIFTSLSDMITGALGIKADTKKSDIGKYFSDIEKTMTSVKEKLQDEVEKNGNYVKLKSVVEHFITNTLDKIAEGAREAAKGAEGNDPIANVADQNAGAAGEEASVKSLSEGIGKIIGVVLRDKGNPEAGTDKKSDGLTVRTAAAGDGEAGKLFAANAGTAENAKKSAADVAKAVGAVTGADILQAMIKNDGVAAKLAKGNDGNAGAAPKDGTIAGAVALRSVAKGGKFAGPSDNANADAKKTVEDAALSAVTKALGTLTIAIRNTVDSGLKTISEALAAVKQEDKSVDSTTPVEAATGGQQQ from the coding sequence TTTATGTGCGTTATTAATGACTTTATTTTTACTTCTTAGTTGTGGCAGTGGTAGTGCTAGTGCTGAGGATCCTAAAACCACATTCTTAAACTCTATTGCTAATTTAGGTAAAGGGTTCTTAGATATTTTTACTTCTCTTTCTGATATGATTACTGGGGCTTTGGGTATTAAGGCTGATACTAAAAAGAGCGATATAGGGAAATACTTTTCTGATATTGAAAAAACTATGACATCTGTTAAAGAGAAGTTACAAGATGAAGTTGAAAAAAATGGGAATTACGTAAAGCTTAAATCGGTTGTTGAGCACTTTATCACTAACACATTAGACAAGATCGCTGAAGGGGCTAGAGAAGCTGCTAAAGGGGCTGAAGGTAATGACCCAATTGCTAATGTTGCTGATCAAAATGCAGGTGCTGCTGGTGAAGAAGCTTCGGTTAAGTCTCTTAGTGAAGGAATTGGAAAGATTATAGGTGTAGTGCTTAGAGACAAAGGTAATCCTGAGGCTGGGACTGATAAAAAATCCGATGGTCTTACCGTAAGAACCGCTGCTGCTGGAGATGGTGAAGCAGGTAAATTATTTGCTGCTAATGCTGGCACTGCTGAGAATGCAAAGAAATCAGCGGCTGATGTAGCTAAGGCTGTTGGGGCTGTAACTGGTGCTGACATCTTACAAGCTATGATTAAGAATGATGGTGTTGCTGCTAAGTTAGCTAAGGGTAATGATGGTAATGCTGGAGCTGCTCCTAAAGATGGAACTATAGCAGGTGCTGTAGCTTTAAGGTCTGTGGCTAAGGGTGGTAAATTTGCTGGTCCTAGTGATAATGCTAATGCTGATGCGAAGAAAACAGTAGAGGATGCGGCTTTAAGCGCAGTAACTAAGGCATTGGGTACTTTAACTATAGCAATAAGAAATACTGTTGATAGTGGTTTAAAGACAATTAGTGAAGCACTAGCAGCAGTTAAACAAGAAGATAAATCTGTAGATTCTACTACACCTGTAGAAGCAGCAACTGGTGGACAGCAACAGTAA
- a CDS encoding Vsp/OspC family lipoprotein: protein MKRITLCALLMTLFLLISCNTSGSATKDGQAAKSDGTLIDLKSASSKIKSANDLAVSIKEIEGLVKSIDELAKGIGKKVKNTGELEDNATHKDKNSAVVAGAYSIMLHISTKLTALKSKFDYDELKAKIGAAENLSTAFLEKVKKDNDLCKDDATAEHTQQTILKNHGTKTKGAQEIDDLNTAITDLSKAAKEIVESAINELTSPVKSSN from the coding sequence ATGAAAAGAATTACTTTGTGTGCGTTATTAATGACTTTATTTTTACTTATTTCTTGTAATACTTCAGGGTCTGCTACTAAAGATGGGCAGGCTGCTAAATCTGATGGCACTCTTATTGATTTAAAATCAGCAAGTTCGAAAATAAAATCAGCGAATGATCTTGCAGTAAGTATTAAGGAAATAGAGGGATTAGTTAAGTCCATTGATGAGCTTGCTAAGGGTATTGGAAAGAAGGTTAAAAATACTGGAGAACTTGAAGATAATGCAACACATAAGGATAAGAATAGTGCGGTAGTTGCAGGAGCATATAGTATAATGTTACATATAAGCACTAAATTGACAGCATTGAAGTCAAAATTTGATTATGATGAACTGAAGGCCAAAATTGGTGCTGCTGAAAATTTAAGTACAGCATTTTTAGAAAAAGTAAAAAAGGACAATGATCTTTGTAAAGATGACGCTACTGCAGAGCATACACAACAAACCATACTTAAAAATCATGGAACTAAAACTAAAGGAGCACAAGAGATTGATGATTTAAACACAGCAATTACTGATTTATCAAAGGCCGCTAAAGAGATTGTAGAATCTGCAATTAATGAGCTTACAAGTCCTGTTAAATCCTCTAACTAA